A region from the Natronorubrum halophilum genome encodes:
- a CDS encoding DUF5787 family protein: MDRYTSEFAFELRTCRFAERAWPLETVASDDRAVVVARQLGTKRRRWDTIVLECNPDALRERANFGGKRLDSDLLHVVRNAPAEWTYYRDCLPHPGYPWRYVREAIHRADDRGIVATRKNGNRIEIRRKWRYPDWLERIVAIENKPDLDASAARALGSQLEYDVAMGLADEVWVATRETGSAVEPALFEDLPIEAGILALEPEALTVDVAWHPRSLPIDERGTRILERPDGGARDGSAARFEYVDPATKAEKRLAIAERAYERGWRLFVDTMRPDCRHFELRARDGRQLSPDCAAKGRCQTAAECSGNCADFEPEPPVWRTQGWPIEGGPGKRCRRLLEDRRRRRRPGL, translated from the coding sequence GTGGACCGGTACACGAGCGAGTTCGCGTTCGAACTCCGAACCTGTCGCTTCGCGGAACGCGCCTGGCCGCTCGAGACGGTTGCCAGCGACGACCGCGCGGTCGTCGTCGCTCGCCAACTCGGGACGAAACGCCGCCGCTGGGACACGATCGTCCTCGAGTGCAACCCCGACGCCCTCCGCGAGCGGGCGAATTTCGGCGGGAAACGGCTCGATAGCGATCTGTTACACGTCGTCCGGAACGCGCCTGCTGAGTGGACCTACTACCGCGACTGCCTTCCCCACCCCGGCTACCCGTGGCGCTACGTTCGCGAGGCGATCCACCGAGCCGACGACCGCGGGATCGTCGCGACCAGAAAGAACGGGAACCGAATCGAAATCCGCAGGAAGTGGCGCTATCCCGACTGGCTCGAGCGGATCGTCGCGATCGAGAACAAACCCGACCTCGACGCCAGCGCCGCTCGCGCGCTCGGCTCTCAGCTCGAGTACGACGTCGCGATGGGGCTGGCCGACGAGGTCTGGGTTGCGACGCGCGAAACGGGCAGCGCCGTCGAACCGGCGCTGTTCGAGGATCTGCCGATCGAAGCGGGCATTCTCGCGCTCGAGCCCGAAGCCCTCACCGTCGATGTCGCGTGGCATCCCCGTTCGCTCCCCATAGACGAGCGCGGAACGCGGATCCTCGAGCGACCGGACGGCGGGGCTCGAGACGGTTCGGCGGCGCGCTTCGAGTACGTCGACCCGGCGACGAAAGCCGAAAAACGGCTCGCCATCGCCGAGCGGGCCTACGAACGCGGCTGGCGCTTGTTCGTCGATACCATGCGACCCGACTGCCGGCACTTCGAGTTGCGCGCTCGAGACGGACGGCAACTCTCGCCGGACTGCGCTGCGAAGGGACGGTGTCAGACGGCCGCGGAGTGTTCCGGGAACTGTGCCGACTTCGAACCGGAGCCGCCGGTCTGGCGGACGCAGGGGTGGCCGATCGAGGGCGGCCCAGGAAAACGATGTCGACGGTTACTCGAGGACCGTCGGCGACGACGGCGACCCGGGCTGTAA
- a CDS encoding bis(5'-nucleosyl)-tetraphosphatase, whose amino-acid sequence MAVEATSAGAILFRDTRGRREYLLLKSRPGDWEFPKGGVEGDEELQQTAIREIKEEAGIEQFRLLDGFREDYNYVFQANGKTIHKTVHLFVAKSFEASAELSSEHRDLQWRDYDQAVNTVTQDGPREILEQAHGFLDDRKDEDEDEE is encoded by the coding sequence ATGGCAGTCGAAGCTACGAGCGCAGGCGCGATCCTCTTCCGCGATACGCGGGGCCGGCGCGAGTATCTTCTACTCAAGAGCCGCCCAGGCGATTGGGAGTTTCCCAAGGGCGGTGTCGAAGGAGATGAAGAACTACAGCAGACGGCGATCCGCGAAATAAAGGAAGAGGCAGGTATCGAACAGTTCCGACTTCTCGACGGCTTTCGCGAGGATTACAACTACGTGTTCCAGGCGAACGGTAAGACGATCCACAAGACCGTTCACCTCTTCGTTGCGAAGTCGTTCGAGGCGAGCGCGGAACTGTCAAGCGAACATCGAGATCTCCAGTGGCGAGATTACGACCAGGCGGTAAACACCGTCACGCAGGACGGCCCGCGGGAGATCCTCGAACAGGCCCACGGGTTTCTCGACGACCGCAAGGACGAGGACGAAGACGAGGAGTAA
- a CDS encoding uS10/mL48 family ribosomal protein, translated as MTFVTRLTLQSGDRAALDGIVEDIKANAERKGAALKGPHSHPPKTFSVPQRCRLHADDDRQFATWGYTVFTRELEIHGHDSLARNIAEQRFPDSVHIEAEVEQIHGAGRGN; from the coding sequence ATGACCTTCGTTACCCGCCTCACGCTCCAGAGCGGCGATCGCGCCGCACTCGACGGGATCGTCGAAGACATCAAAGCCAACGCCGAGCGCAAAGGTGCCGCCCTGAAAGGTCCCCACTCCCACCCCCCGAAGACGTTCTCGGTCCCCCAGCGCTGTCGGCTCCACGCCGACGACGACCGCCAGTTCGCCACGTGGGGGTACACCGTGTTCACCCGCGAACTCGAGATTCACGGCCACGACAGCCTCGCGCGCAACATCGCCGAACAACGCTTCCCTGATTCGGTCCACATCGAGGCCGAAGTCGAGCAGATCCACGGCGCGGGGCGCGGAAACTGA
- a CDS encoding DUF5797 family protein: MTLSEEATERLADVVELQPTKNGELQERWDMESGSEVHQFLENELGDYYFRDDNSLIRATAEAADLVDVEPGIESDPENDGVPSRIRVPELQSQIVAVLAGPDDESQSVVSVLHALRDEFDVDPEAEDVRSGLQSLRRKGVVEVEYRTVPTFRLTVAREDLEVGISD, translated from the coding sequence ATGACGCTCTCGGAGGAGGCCACAGAACGGTTGGCAGACGTGGTGGAGTTACAGCCGACGAAAAACGGGGAACTACAGGAGCGGTGGGACATGGAAAGCGGCAGCGAGGTCCATCAGTTCCTCGAGAACGAACTGGGTGACTACTACTTCCGTGACGATAACAGCCTGATCCGCGCGACGGCCGAAGCAGCGGATCTGGTGGACGTCGAACCCGGTATCGAGAGCGATCCGGAGAACGACGGGGTTCCCTCTCGGATCCGCGTGCCGGAACTCCAGAGTCAGATCGTGGCGGTGCTCGCCGGACCCGACGACGAGTCCCAAAGCGTCGTTTCGGTGCTCCACGCCCTCCGAGACGAGTTCGATGTCGATCCCGAAGCCGAAGACGTTCGCTCCGGCCTGCAGAGCCTCCGGCGCAAAGGCGTCGTCGAGGTCGAGTACCGAACCGTTCCGACGTTTCGGCTGACCGTCGCGCGCGAGGACCTCGAGGTCGGCATCTCCGATTGA